A single window of Watersipora subatra chromosome 9, tzWatSuba1.1, whole genome shotgun sequence DNA harbors:
- the LOC137405372 gene encoding FAD synthase-like, producing the protein MNILLSRFPSRSGSNIGLVRLRALRKHMMSSTSGSKTVTVGLIIIGNELVKGQVQDSNSFYMCQRLHKKGVQVKTVVMVPDDFNMIEHYLREFSSKFTFVLTSGGIGPTHDDITFEAAAKAFRDEMKVDEALESIYKNYFKENYTETHKKLSTIPRMASLFPNNQGFPIVQMRNIFILPGVPRFLKLAIKAVEDHIGSSAVSAAGQTVYLTLDEMSIARKLSHVAQQFPEVTIGSYPVFDNNYYKVRITFESLNSDIVEQCVSKFRQSLLPGVEIDYNENPLDSASHDLKKMLRTELEAPLTEAMSVCTEALERYKLDEICISFNGGKDCTALLHIWYAVASQHPDFGKEGSLQALYIRNNEPFPEEDKFIEECINRYELTIMKFTGKIKEQLAEMKRQHPNIKAIIMGTRLTDPHGQHLTAFQPTDQGWPTVMRVNPILSFSYSNIWTLLRGLSLPYCTLYDDGYTSLGSASSTKMNPALKYVDSDGTVRYRPAYTLTDGELERAGRGSQPT; encoded by the exons ATGAATATTCTGCTCTCTAGATTTCCTAGCAGAAGTGGTAGCAACATCGGACTTGTGAGACTGCGGGCTCTTAGAAAACACATGATGAGTTCTACTAGTGGTTCGAAAACAGTAACTGTTGGGCTCATCATAATAGGCAATGAGCTAGTGAAAGGGCAGGTGCAAGATAGCAATTCTTTCTATATGTGCCAAAGGCTTCACAAGAAAGGAGTTCAGGTGAAGACGGTTGTGATGGTGCCGGATGATTTCAACATGATTGAACATTATTTAAGAGAATTTTCGAGTAAGTTTACTTTTGTACTTACTTCTGGAGGAATTGGCCCCACCCATGATGATATCACATTTGAGGCAGCTGCAAAAGCTTTTAGAGATGAGATGAAAGTTGATGAGGCCTTGGAGAgtatttacaaaaattacttCAAGGAGAACTACACAGAAACTCACAAGAAACTCTCAACTATTCCAAGGATGGCTTCATTGTTTCCAAATAACCAAGGTTTTCCAATAGTGCAAATGAggaacatatttattttaccgGGCGTGCCTCGATTTTTGAAGTTAGCAATTAAAGCTGTAGAGGATCATATTGGAAGCTCCGCTGTATCAGCGGCTGGTCAGACGGTGTACCTAACACTAGATGAAATGAGCATAGCTCGAAAGCTTAGCCATGTTGCGCAACAGTTTCCAGAGGTAACGATTGGCTCTTACCCAGTTTTTGACAACAACTACTACAAGGTGCGAATCACCTTTGAGTCATTGAATTCTGATATTGTAGAACAATGTGTTAGCAAATTTAGGCAAAGTTTACTGCCTGGCGTCGAGATAGACTACAACGAGAATCCATTAGACTCGGCGAGTCACGACTTGAAAAAAATGTTGAGGACAGAGCTAGAGGCTCCCCTTACAGAAGCCATGTCCGTATGCACTGAGGCACTAGAGCGATATAAGTTGGATGAGATATGCATCAGCTTCAATGGAGGAAAGGACTGTACAGCGCTACTCCATATCTG GTACGCAGTCGCTAGCCAGCACCCTGACTTTGGTAAAGAAGGCAGTCTACAGGCACTCTATATACGGAACAATGAACCTTTTCCTGAAGAAGATAAATTTATAGAGGAATGCATCAACAG GTATGAACTGACTATCATGAAGTTCACTGGAAAAATCAAGGAACAGTTGGCAGAGATGAAACGTCAGCACCCAAATATAAAGGCAATTATCATGGGAACCCGCTTGACTGACCCACATGGGCAACATCTCACAGCATTCCAACCAACTGATCAAGGATGGCCAACAGTAATGCGTGTAAATCCAATACTTAGCTTCAGCTACAGTAACATCTGGACATTGCTACGGGGCCTCAGTTTACCGTATTGTACTCTCTATGATGATGGCTACACGTCGCTAGGCAGTGCCAGCTCAACTAAAATGAATCCAGCGTTGAAGTACGTGGACTCAGATGGAACTGTTAGGTATAGGCCTGCATATACACTGACTGACGGTGAGCTTGAAAGAGCTGGACGAGGCTCTCAGCCAACATAA